From the Priestia aryabhattai genome, the window GTTTATACACTTGCTAGAAAACGAGCAAAGAGATACATTCGTAAAGCTATGATTTCAAAATAGCAAAAAAGAGAGTTAGTCATTTGATGTGCTAGACTCTTCAGGTGACTAGCTGAAAGAAGGGTTAAAAAGAAATTTATTCTGTCTTAGAAAATGTGGTAAAAAGCATTGGAAAGGATTCTCTTGTAGTCAAAAGAGGAAGGGAGAAGGGAAGCGTTATGAGGCGTGTACTTACCTGCTTTAAAAGGAGTACGAATCAATTAAATAACTTAGTTATACAACCCTCAAATATGTAACCGCAAACAAAAAGGCGTGTATTTTTCTTCCTACTTTAATTATACCACATAAAAAAACGCCGATATAGACTGTTTATTCTTATTTACTGCTGGTAAAATCAATAAAACATTACCGGTTAGGAGAGATGTTGAATGAACTCTTTAGTTCTTAGCTTTCAAGAAATAGAACAAACACAGCTTTCACTTGTTGGAGGAAAAGCCTTGAATTTAGGGGCGTTATCAAAAATTCAAGAAATACGAGTACCGGAAGGGTTTTGTGTGACAACGGCCGGGTATGAAAAAGCCCTTGAACAAAATGAAACGTTTCAAGCGTTACTGAACCAGCTAACGATGCTAAAAGCAAATGACCAAGATCAAATTTGTAAAATCAGCGAAAAAATCCGCCAAACCATTCTCGAGGTAGACATTCCTTCCGATGTTGTAAAAGCCGTTGCTCATTATCTCTCTCAGTTTGGCGAGGAGCATTCTTATGCCGTTCGTTCAAGCGCGACTGCTGAAGATTTGCCATATGCTTCTTTTGCTGGCCAACATGACACCTATTTAAACATCAGAGGCAAAGAAGCAATCCTTGAACACATTCGCAAATGCTGGGCTTCTCTATTTACAAATCGCGCGGTAACCTACCGTATTAAAAATGGATTTGACCATAGTCAAGTGCACATATCTGTTATTGTTCAAAGAATGGTTTTCCCGCAGGCTTCAGGTATTTTATTTACCGCTGACCCAGTCACTTCTAACCGAAAACTACTATCAATCGATGCAGGATTTGGACTTGGAGAAGCGATAGTCTCTGGTTTGGTATCTGCCGATTGCTATAAAGTACAAGACGGAGAAATCATCCATAAAAAAATAGCAGCTAAAAAGTTAGCTATCTATGGATTAAAAGAAGGCGGAACAGAAACGAAGGAAGTTCATTCTGATCTGCAAAAAACGCAAGCACTCACTGACCGTCAAATTTTACAGTTAGAACGCGTTGGAAGACAGCTTGAAGTTTATTTTGATTGTCCTCAAGATATCGAGTGGTGCTTGGCTGATGATACATTTTATATTGTCCAAAGTCGTCCAATCACTACTTTATATCCAATTCCTGAAGCAAATGATCAGGAAAATCACGTGTATGTATCTGTCGGACACCAACAAATGATGACCGATGCCATGAAACCACTGGGATTGTCTTTTTTTCTGTTAACGACTAATGCACCCATGCGCAAAGCCGGTGGAAGGCTGTTTGTTGATGTTACACATATGCTCGCTTCACCTGACAGCAGAAAAATGATGTTAGGTGCCATGGGACAACATGATCCGCTCATGAAAGACGCACTTACGGCCATAATAGAGCGAGGAGATTTCATAAAATCTTTACCAAATGATCAGAGTTCCCGTAAAAGCAATAAAAGCGTATCTTCTACGAATTCTAAGGCACAAATCCAAAACAACCCGACGATCGTTTCTGATTTGATTAAAAAGAATCAGTCATCGATAGAAGAGCTAAAACAAACCATCCAAGCGAAATCAGGGTCAGAATTACTTGAATTTATTTTGGAAGATATTCAGACATTAAAGAAGGTTTTATTTGACCCACAAAGTTCAGCTGTGTTTATGGCCGCTATGGATGCTTCATCATGGATCAATGAAAAGATGGAGAAGTGGCTAGGTGAAAAAAACGCAGCAGATACGCTTTCTCAATCTGTACCAAACAATATTACTTCGGAAATGGGTCTGGCGCTATTGGATGTCGCAGACGTGATTCGTCCTTATCCGGAGGTAATCCATTATTTACAACATGCAAAGAGTGATAACTTCTTGGGCGAAGTGGTTAAGTTTGAGGGTGGACAGGAAACACAAGACGCTATCTATGATTATCTCAGCAAATACGGTATGCGATGCCCCGGAGAAATCGATATTACGAAAACTCGCTGGAGCGAAAAACCATCTGCACTTGTCCCTGTGATTCTTGGTAATATTAAAAACTTTGAGCCTAATGCTAGCAAACAAAAATTTGAAAAAGGCTTGCAGGAAGCTTTAAAAAAAGCGCAAGAGTTATTAAACCGCTTGAAGCAATTGCCGGATGGTGAACAAAAAGCAAAAGAAACAAAAGAAAAGATTGATCTCATCCGAAATTATATCGGTTATCGTGAATATCCCAAATACGGCATGATTAGCCGCTATTTCGTTTATA encodes:
- the ppsA gene encoding phosphoenolpyruvate synthase, with amino-acid sequence MNSLVLSFQEIEQTQLSLVGGKALNLGALSKIQEIRVPEGFCVTTAGYEKALEQNETFQALLNQLTMLKANDQDQICKISEKIRQTILEVDIPSDVVKAVAHYLSQFGEEHSYAVRSSATAEDLPYASFAGQHDTYLNIRGKEAILEHIRKCWASLFTNRAVTYRIKNGFDHSQVHISVIVQRMVFPQASGILFTADPVTSNRKLLSIDAGFGLGEAIVSGLVSADCYKVQDGEIIHKKIAAKKLAIYGLKEGGTETKEVHSDLQKTQALTDRQILQLERVGRQLEVYFDCPQDIEWCLADDTFYIVQSRPITTLYPIPEANDQENHVYVSVGHQQMMTDAMKPLGLSFFLLTTNAPMRKAGGRLFVDVTHMLASPDSRKMMLGAMGQHDPLMKDALTAIIERGDFIKSLPNDQSSRKSNKSVSSTNSKAQIQNNPTIVSDLIKKNQSSIEELKQTIQAKSGSELLEFILEDIQTLKKVLFDPQSSAVFMAAMDASSWINEKMEKWLGEKNAADTLSQSVPNNITSEMGLALLDVADVIRPYPEVIHYLQHAKSDNFLGEVVKFEGGQETQDAIYDYLSKYGMRCPGEIDITKTRWSEKPSALVPVILGNIKNFEPNASKQKFEKGLQEALKKAQELLNRLKQLPDGEQKAKETKEKIDLIRNYIGYREYPKYGMISRYFVYKQALLKEANQLVKDGVIYESEDIYYLTFEELQEVVRTHKLNDQIISKRKEEYRLYEKLTPPRVITSQGEIITGAYKRENLPPEAIAGLPVASGVVEGRARVILNMENADLSDGDILVTSFTDPSWTPLFVGIKGLVTEVGGLMTHGAVIAREYGLPAVVGVENATRLIKDGQRIRVHGTEGYIEIL